The Sebastes umbrosus isolate fSebUmb1 chromosome 4, fSebUmb1.pri, whole genome shotgun sequence genome has a window encoding:
- the bmt2 gene encoding LOW QUALITY PROTEIN: S-adenosylmethionine sensor upstream of mTORC1 (The sequence of the model RefSeq protein was modified relative to this genomic sequence to represent the inferred CDS: inserted 2 bases in 1 codon; deleted 1 base in 1 codon): MCTQVRFQASDWTTDCQFRSSSVKVNQSGGGLLAGAPVRRSXVCSWEKRGSYWRRQQQLRYRCGAVRLCGAMDLRDNVETGETENHLENLTENHTELFYVPAKREQEKLSGVVKNVHRKLRRKYREVGDFDKIWREHCEDEQTLSEYALAMKNLADNHWTKNCEGEGRIEWCRSVCQEYFLDGGMKRMVEKDEKSAMLAMVLAAASVCAQPHCTIPSSLSLLGKMRLLDVGSCFNPFLRFDEFLTVGIDIVPAVESVYKCDFLNLQLQQPLQLASDAVEAFLRQLHNPIDALPAQLFNVVVFSLLLSYFPSPYQRWICCKKAHELLDLHGLLLIITPDSSHQNRHALMMRSWRVAVESLGFKRYKYVKYSHMHLIAFRKVCLATTSDLVSRNYPEMLYIPQDFHSNEEEECADVPVQVRSDFEDDQMAWGFTELPDTPYDSDSGESQSSSVPGFHELEDPILLQS, encoded by the exons ATGTGCACGCAGGTCCGCTTCCAGGCCTCTGATTGGACGACGGACTGTCAGTTCCGAAGCTCGTCTGTCAAAGTCAACCAATCAGGAGGCGGTTTGTTGGCCGGTGCGCCGGTTCGCCGGTC GGTTTGCAGCTGGGAGAAAAGGGGAAGCTACTGGagaaggcagcagcagcttcggtatcggtgcggtgcggtgcgg tTGTGCGGTGCTATGGACCTCAGGGATAATGTCGAGACCGGAGAGACGGAGAACCACCTGGAGAACCTCACGGAGAACCACACCGAGCTGTTCTACGTGCCGGCCAAGAGGGAGCAGGAGAAGCTGTCGGGGGTCGTCAAGAACGTGCACAGAAAACTGCGCAGGAAATACAGAGAAG TGGGTGACTTTGACAAGATCTGGCGAGAGCACTGTGAAGATGAGCAGACGCTGAGCGAGTATGCCCTCGCCATGAAGAATCTTGCCGACAACCACTGGACCAAAAACTGCGAAGGAGAGGGACGCATCGAATGGTGCCGCAG TGTCTGTCAAGAGTATTTTTTGGATGGCGGGATGAAGAGAATGGTAGAAAAGGATGAGAAAAGTGCCATGCTCGCTATGGTTCTGGCTGCAGCATCTGTATGTGCCCAACCGCACTGCACCATCCCCAG ttctctctctctgctggggAAAATGCGCCTTCTTGACGTGGGAAGCTGCTTCAACCCTTTCTTGAGATTTGATGAATTCCTGACAGTCGGTATTGACATAGTGCCTGCAGTTGAG AGTGTGTACAAGTGTGACTTCCTCAACCTTCAGCTCCAGCAGCCTCTCCAGCTGGCAAGTGACGCGGTAGAAGCCTTCCTCCGCCAGCTCCACAACCCCATCGACGCGCTGCCCGCGCAGCTTTTCAACGTGGTGGTCTTCTCCCTGCTCCTGTCCTACTTCCCCTCACCGTACCAGCGCTGGATCTGCTGCAAGAAGGCCCACGAGCTGCTGGACTTGCACGGCCTGCTGCTCATCATCACGCCCGACTCCTCCCACCAAAACCGCCACGCCCTCATGATGCGCAGCTGGCGCGTCGCGGTGGAGTCGCTGGGCTTCAAGCGCTACAAGTACGTCAAGTATTCCCACATGCATCTCATCGCATTCCGCAAGGTGTGTCTGGCCACCACCAGCGACCTGGTGTCACGCAACTACCCGGAGATGCTCTACATCCCTCAGGACTTCCACTCCAACGAGGAGGAAGAATGTGCCGACGTGCCCGTGCAGGTGCGCTCCGATTTCGAGGATGACCAGATGGCTTGGGGCTTCACGGAGCTACCTGACACGCCCTATGATTCAGATTCTGGGGAGAGTCAGAGCAGCTCGGTGCCTGGTTTCCATGAGCTAGAAGACCCCATCCTGCTTCAGAGCTAG